The genomic interval TCAGTAGTTTCATAATACTTTGATTTGTTATTGTCCCCCGGGGCTTGGTGCGATAGTAAGCAATCAATTTTCACACGGTGCAAATAAATGTTTGCGGCACTCAAACCACTCATGATACTGAGCCGTTCCTCATGACTCATTTGTGCTTCCTAGATTTATCCTATGCTTGTATCACACTAGTTGGCTGAGTAAACGAATTATAAAAGTTGGCATATGGAACACATGCAACCCAACTAGGAACTACAAGTCTAGAATGCTACAAGGAACAAATTTACAATGAGTAATTCTTCTGAAATTCTCAGCTTAATAATTTCCAACAATTCAGATTATTACCTTGATCCATAAAATTTAACCCGAGTTCATAAAAATGGATTCATGGTGCTTCTGAATCTTGCAGATAAATTGCATGTGGTATGTGGAGACTAGCAGTACTTGAATGTAATAGTAGTAGTACCTTTGATCAGTCATCAGAATATGACagaactatatatatatttgatttttCAGCATATATAAATCGAATGATGGAGACCTATGAATAAGTGGTCATGTTAGCAATCCTTGTGGCTAGATATGTGCAACTAGCTAGGTGAGTAAATAATGGTTTTACTGTGCTATTTTGTTGCTTAGTCAACAGAAGGATTTTGGGGGCAATGCAAGAACAAAATGGGAGCTAGGAGTTGGGCAAAACATGTGGGGTTGTGAATTGTGATAGATTATTAATGAGGGGACAGAGACTGCCACCCACTCATTTATTCAATCATAATCttttccaccaccaccaccaccaccaccacctcctcctcctcttccaccCTCTTTTTTGCCTCTCCATGGTACCCTACTAATACAGAAAGATCACAGTTAATCAAACTATATATAACTGCAGGGACAACAATTAAGGACAAGGGAGAGAGAGGACCTAATCAGTTAATTAAAGCTCTTGTTTCATACATAGATATCGCTCTGAGCATATATAGGTTTGCACCGGTTTCATCATCTTCCTCAATCCCTTGGCATATGCAAACAGCTCCATCTCCAGATTGAAAATGTCAGCCCACATGATGCATGAGCAGGTTTGCTACATCCACTGCAACTTCTGCAACACAACCCTAGcggtactctctctctctctctctctctctctctctagtaTTCTGTATATGAGAAGACTTGTCATGGTTTCTCACTAGCAATTGGAATCAGCAGCTAGGTCATGTATTGGATCTAGAGCTAGCAAATTAAGGCAATTCAATTGCAGTAAAACTGGTTTCAACAAGTTTCTTgttctaatttaattttgttggttAAACAAAGGATGAAGTTAAACTGGCCAGTTGGATCAAGAACTCCATGCTGCAGGTCATCCTTAAACTGGAACCCTAAAGGAAAATATCTCACTTTTGAAGACCTTGTTTGTCTCAAAATTAGGTTGATTTATGCAGGGTGTGTTCTATGAATTCATCATAAATTAATACAAAAGACTAGTTGTTAATTGATTGATCAAGCAGAAACAAATTTTTAAGCGATTATAATCCTTGGAGCACTAAGAGCTACTCTAGTCTAGGGGTTTTGATCATCTCCATCCACATTAGCCCCTAAAATTTGGGTGGCCATTCTCTATCTATTGTCATGTTTAATCTGTAAGGTGTATATTGTAGAAGCCAGAATCATTATGCCATTTTCCTATAAATATCATGGTCAGTGATTTATTTACTTGCTTTCACTTAGCTTATTCAGAGAAAGTGTCAGCAGAGTGAATAAAGTGATGAAATGGCATGAGGCATTCGAGTCAAGCCTGCTTGCTACTTGCAGAAAcaactttcctttcttttgtTCTCTAATATTATTCTCATAATTTTTCTTGGGTTTCTCCTCTTTCTGCTGTTCCACTTTATCTTTGAGAAAATTCTAAGAGCCATCCAGGTAATGACCAATGATCAGCTATCAAGGACAAACCTCAAGGAAAGAATTCCCTCAAAGAGTTATTTGAAATAATGCCACATGAAGAAGTGCTTTTCCAGTCCCTTTGTTACTGTGAAAGTATAAACCATAGGCGGCTTCTTTTATCCATAgggcattcttcttcttcctcattccTTCTATTGTTTAAGCTCCTTATTAATTATAGCTCACAATTTCCCCCTTCATATATATGAGCCATTACTATGACAAGTCAgtgaaggggagtcttggcgcaacggtaaaattattatcatgtgaccaaaaggtcaggGTAAGGATGTGTACAATGAATCTTTTCCCGGGACTCCGCATGACCGAAACTTTGTGCACGGACTATCCTTTTTACTATGGCAAGTCAAAGTACTGGTTGACCTTTTTGCTAATGTCGATGCAGGTTAGTATTCCTGGAAACATGTTCAACATTGTGACAGTGAGATGTGGGCGTTGTTCTTGTCTGCTATCTGTCAACTTGGGAGCTTTAGCTCAAGCCATCCCTCTCCAGGTCAACTAATCAGccatctgtatatatatataatatatatatatagatgttcttgattcattagttcttggcaaatgatttataatatatatgTTATTGTGATATTAGTTTCTTAATTTCGGTTAATTTTATTGTGCAGATCCATAACTTTGGATCTCAAAGTGAGAGCTTTGATCTTGGTTCCTCCTCCAAATACAGCAGGAATTCTTTGATGTACTCAATGAGGGATGATCAGCATAGTAAGCACCTTCATTAATtattctctaatcctaattaaacAATGGCCAATTTGTTGCTAATGTATATttgtctatttatttatttatttttataaaaaagtcATGTGTAATGATAGAATATTTCTGAAAACTACATGCAATCTAATTAGAGAGAAGAACAGCATTATAAACCAAACACTAAAAACACTTttattccaagaaaaataatgagACAAGTCTAAATGCCATTAAAACTtatatatatttgttcaatttcttCTTCTCTATCTTTATTCCTTGTTTCCTCTTAAATAGTTTGAATCAAGTGGTTCATGTTTATTCAATAAATCTCTCATTGTTAACAAATTAAAGCATATATTTTATATGACTAATgttctttttcctctcttttgcTATTGGCCCAGAGAAAAGACAACGTGTTCCGTCCGCATACAACAGGTTTATCAGGTAAGAAAGTAATGATAGAATGGTCATTAACTTGTTGTGTAGATTAGTTAATAATGTGCACTATTTTTATCAATAGAATTTAGTCTTATCCGATGCTACagttaaataattattaaagtcTTAATTAATTAAAGTGTGGTTATGAATGATTTGATTAGTACCTCATTAACTGTGGAAAACCCAAATGTCTATTAATTATTTTGCAAGGGAGGAGATTCAAAGGATAAAAGCCAACAACCCTGATATTAGCCATAAGGAAGCTTTCAGTGCTGCAGCAAAAAATGTGAGTATAATTGCACAGTGCTAGTCttaatcatactagttttatcatGCATTTGATTATGATAAGATAATATCCTGATACTAATTTCCCAAAAGCATATATCATATTAAGCACTATTAAGTATTTCAGTACTATCTATATAAGTGAGGTAAGTGAAACCCTGTCTTTATCTTCTTGTCAGGTCATGTAAGTAGCCTGAGGTTCCCTGACAATCAATCCAACTCTTAAATTTATGTGATcatgatcaaatatttttgtgtgTGTGAAAATCTATCATTAATTTGTATTTCTTCTGATGTATGCAGTGGGCACACTTCCCTCACATTCATTTTGGTCTGAGCCTCGATGGAAGCGATAAGCAAGTAAAGCTTGATGAAGGCATAGGAGCACCAGGGGGAGGAAAAGGCCCGGGCATCTTCTAagcatatacatgtatataaCTGATTAATAATATGATCAGTTCATAGTATTGGATCTAGCTAATTCCATACTGCAGTTTGATTATTATGCAATATGCCCTTTTATTATTGTCGAAAAACAGATATTTATTGTATGAATGCATGTCTTTTCATGATTAATTTTGATGGATCGAGGgttaattaattgataatattggATTGCACAAACCACAATAAAGACTAATTAATTAATGAGACGATAGTGATCTATAAAACTAAAGCAAAATGCTATAGTTGGGATAATGATCTCAGAAACAAACCTTTCAGATTTTGTTCGAAAAACTTCATCTTCATTTCCTCCTGCGGCTTCAATGAATTAATGGTGTTTTCCCTTGGCCAAGCTACACACAACTATATAAACAGAGATCGATGTTGCGCAGCAATGAAGTGTCGCTGTCAACAGTGATTCAGAATGTGTAAGCTTCACTACTGTAGCaggactctctctctctctcatcattcCTGGCCTTTCAGATCCTTACAATTAATTAATTGCCTTAAAGCTGATGAACACTTTATATAGTCGATGTGAAGACCCACGGCGACTGTGTGTTTACATGGGAGGGTCCATGCTAATTATTTATTCTGTGGATTAATTGATTAAACAGTGAGTTATGCTGAAAATTAAAtggggaaggaaggaaggaattaAGAACATTGATGGACATACACGCGGGGTCAGTGGCATCTGAGGCGGCACAAAGGTCGGGCTCCATGTCCCCACCTTAATGATAGTCTTTCGATAGTGAATCCTCATTGGATTTTATCAGCTTCTGCAGCTGCCTGCCTGTCCCCCACTGACACTGTTACAGATTACAGAACATTGAGTCACTGTGGAAGTGGCTAGCTCGGTTTCTCCTGTTCGATCCTTTTTAACTATAAATGCGTTTCAGTAATTAAATTAGTGATGAAATGAAACAGATTCCTGTTGGGGTTTGCATGAAGGGGCTCGTGAtgaaaaaggaagaagatgggTGTGCGTGAGTGATCCTGGGTAGGCGCAAACTTCGACGTAAATCTGAAACGTCGTTTCGTGGGGttgtttgttttcttcttctttgcacaGAGCTGGCAGTCTGCCCACAGAGAAATGAGGGAGCGCATACAGCACTTGCCAAAGTAAAAAAGTTGCAGTCATTCTTTATCTCTTTGTGTGGTGTAAATCAGTTAAAGCACAGTTGAATAGAACGTGACTATATTTATATTaacattaatataatttaataactGATAGATTAATAAAAATGCCcagtaatttattatttaaaatttaaatggtAAAAGTTAAAAGGGAGTTCTAAATATTAAAGGGAGTCTctttttcaaacaaaaaaaaaaaaagagagtaaaaGGGCACTTCTACAaagattttattttgaaaatatttttgacataATATTGTTACTGTAGTTATCCTTATAATATGTAAAATTTATCTAATagttattaaaatatatttagtgTGAGTTTAAGGTTGTGATTTATATCGTGCATAAGTTACAAATAGTTATTATGATATATTTAGGGTgagtttaagatttaaaatttaaaatatttgagcACTAGTATGTCAAAATAGTATATATCAATTTGgtcaaattatttaaattttattaaaattattttaaaatagttataaaAGTTATTGTGTATCTACCACAACCTTTATTAAAATCATAAATACATTATAATAGTTATTAAATAAATTCTATACATTATAACAACtacttaataatttttatttgtaATAGAATCTATCAATAACTGGTGCTGGATCACTGATGAGATGGCCatttgatttttgtttttaatGGATGTTCATTTAATATTTCTCTTAATTTAATCTGAGatgctttttttttaaaaaaattttgcccAAATTTAAAAAGCATATCTATTTTGGCCTGTAaccgataattttttaaaaagttattagtcatttattttattggtattttttcttaaaataacaaaatattattatcaataaatatccgataaaattttattattttttatacagGTAATACTTTGTTTTTTCAGTGGTGTAAGAGTGTATATGAAAAGTGagcaattaatttttaataataaagatgagaaatgtaataaaaaaaattgaaaccatTATATCAACGCATACATAGCCGGCCTCACGGATAAAGAGGAAAGTAAATTATTTACACACAAGTAGAAGGTGCATAGTAAGGATTATCACATACAGTGACACTTTAGGGATTGACCCCAGTCAATCCAAATATATTATCATACGCCCACCGTCCATCCTACATGAGAAATGTAAGATTTCATTACTCGTGCACAAACGCGACACTTCATTCATTGGATTTTACTGAAGTGCTCTGTGAAAAAGGTAGGTTTAGGGTTTATCGTTGACGGTCTTTCCTAATGATTTCTGATTTTAAATGGCCATTTTTACGAGGATATAATTAATGCCACAACTCAAGCTGAAGAAATGCACaactctcaattttttttttaattaagggcATATTTGGAGGTTTTTAAAGAGATTGTGAGATGAAAAAGTTGTAGAAAAAAAGCGCTAATCATGAATATAAGGTTTGAAGTTTGGAGtttaaaagggaaaataaaattttaaatgcactgttttatttcaaaattaataatatgGATGAGactaaaattaataatatataaaaaaataaaaaaaagatttttaaattggagactaaaaaagattttttttatttcaatataaGGTTTGAGGtttgaggtttttttttttatttcaaagatttttatttcaaaaaataaaaaaaaaaagatttttaataatatataaaaaaattaagggcatattttaaagtttttttttttattgaaaagagaataatagatttttatatttttaatgtgatacATTGGAGACTAAAAAAACTTGGAGATGCCCTTAgcacatttaatttttaaattttattaaagacATATCTATTTTCTACAATAACTTTTATTCAACTTACTTTATTGGATCTCTTACCTTTTAAAGACATTTATAAAATACCTTTTATTCGACTTGCTTTATACGATCTCTACCTTTTAGACCGTCAATTGCCTaatcattataaaatattttcaagtatttGAGGACCAAATAGTTGTTTAGCATTGTTATAACTTTTGGAGTTtcgtcaagttttttttttttttaaaaaaaaagaaatgctccCAGAACTTAACACCATTTTTATAATGTGTCGCATATTAAGCTGTTCATTCACTGTAAATTGGGAGTATTAAATAACCATAagacataatttttaaaaaaagaggaaaaaaaaaatcttatttttgaTACTCAAccaaattttcttcttcttttttacaatgctttagttttttttttctgacaCATAATCAAATTTTTTggttagattatatatactttataTTGATTTAATAACATTTAAGTTTTTAAGCTGGTTAATTGATGGGTTGGTTAATTTAAAGTTATTGGTCCAAATCTCATTCTTTATAATTATCTTAATCTTTCAATTAAATATATAGGTTGGTCTTATTAGTTAGggcaattttatatattattttttttattgataaaaaaaagacAACCCAAGCACACGAAGCTTCCATTATGCGAGGTCCCAGGGAAGGATCTATTTTACGCAGCcttatcttgtttttttttttgcaagagacggtttaaacttttttttttattgatcacaagaaaaaaatttataaccATAATTTTACATTGCACTGAATActaaaaaaatctattaaaaaaattattttataagatTAAAAAGCCTTCTTTGTTCTAACAAGTATCATTTTTGGTGGTCTTTTCGTTGTGATAAGAAGTTTCACTAATCTAtcttcttttgtttacatatacACAACATGATTGAATTAGAGAGGAGAATTCCTTGCGTGCAAAATCCTTCAAAGAGAAAACTAGTTCTGTGTTGGTTCAGCCTTTCAAAAGGGAATAAATACAATAGAATTGAGTTCAAGGGTGGTAAATTGACAAGCAATCTATCAGATCTAACCCTGTGTTTGTTCTGTAGGCTATCGAAAAAGTTTTAGTATAAAGTTTCAGAGACATGGAATCTTGCAGTCACAGGGAAAGAAAACAAATAGAATAGGGTTCCTAGAGCATGGACAAACTCAGAATTCTTCTTCAGGTGTTGTCACCATCCAATTTATCCTATGGAGAATCACAACCAAAACTTTCATTCTGTACAAAAGAGGCAGATGGTCCCTCCATTCTGATAGGTTAAGTGGCATGAATCTAAACAATGTATTAGTTTTGGGGATAGTTTTAGTTTTGacatttaaatttctaaaagattttagattttaaaatgtttgttagattcatcaggTACTGCATCTTCTGCATTAGAAGAATGAGAAATAACAGATCCATGTAATCAGTATTTAAGTTATGTTTACTAAACCAACCAATATGCTTTGAACACAATCTTTAAATCGGTGTACGAGTGATTATATACAGTCTTCTGGTTTTCTAAAGAGGAATTCTACCAACAAGCATGTATAGATCAAAGACCTTTCAAATGGCTAAAACTAATgagcttattattattattgtggtATTTTTTCAATGGAAGTTTAGGAATAGTTAAAACAAGCATGTCCAATATGCTAGTTGTCAATGAAGTGATAGGGAATCGAGTATAAGAACCCGAATTAACTTACAGTGAGTACATCCTTTCCCGTTTCAGACGCCATTTTGTTTGAAGGACAACACGAGCTAAATCTTGTTTCCCTTCTCTGTTCAGGCCATGGAAAACTCTTTGAAAATTGATTGAACTTGGAATGATACCGTTATCCAACATTTCGTGAAGAAGTTGAAGAGCCTCTTCTGACTTTCCGGATTTGCAGAGACAGCTCATGAACATTGAGTATGTCTCAAAATCAGGAAATGGACCTTTCAGCTGCATTCTACGGAAAATATTCCTTGCATCTGAAACCATTCCCATGTTCATAAATCCTCTAATAAGAGCTGAAAATGTAACGACGGTTGGCTCACAGCCATCATCTTTCATCTTGGTAAATATCTCGACTGCCCTAGCTATATTTTTCTCGCTGCAGAAATGTATGATTAAGGATGTGTATATGTGGGCTGATTGTGGAATTCCTGCTTCCTTCATTGCCTCAATCTTATCCAAGGCATCTTCAAAACGACCCGCTCTAAGAAGTGCATGAACAATACTTCCATATGTATACTGATCTCTGGTGCATCCATGAAGCCCCATTTCATGTGCTGCCTTAAGTGCC from Zingiber officinale cultivar Zhangliang chromosome 6B, Zo_v1.1, whole genome shotgun sequence carries:
- the LOC121991757 gene encoding protein YABBY 2-like; its protein translation is MSAHMMHEQVCYIHCNFCNTTLAVSIPGNMFNIVTVRCGRCSCLLSVNLGALAQAIPLQIHNFGSQSESFDLGSSSKYSRNSLMYSMRDDQHKKRQRVPSAYNRFIREEIQRIKANNPDISHKEAFSAAAKNWAHFPHIHFGLSLDGSDKQVKLDEGIGAPGGGKGPGIF